The Vreelandella piezotolerans genomic interval CCGCCGCCTGCGTATGGCTGATTTTGCGTTAGCCGCAGCGCAGCGCCTCGATCATGTCGTTGCTTTCCAGATGAATATTGAGTCGATCGTCACGGTAATCCATGGTGGCGGCGCTGCCCGGGCGCAGCACCCGCACTTGGTTGGCGCCACTTTGCGCTTCAAGTGTTTCGACGTTGGCTTCATCGAAGGGCGCACCGATGGCGTACTGCACGGCGCTAGCATCGCATGTTGGTCGAGCCGGTGCCGTTTGATCGACCGTTGGCGGTGTCGGCGCGGCCGTTTCACTGGGTGCGCTGCTGCACCCTGCAAGCAGCAGCACGGCCAGCGCGCTGCTCAAGCGTTTCATATGGCCCTTTGCGATCATCATCCCCGTGCTTCCTGGCGTCATGATTGATGTTCCTCGATGAAGTTTGTTCTGACTCACACGTGTCACTGGCTCACTAAGCAGTGCGGGCTAGGCATTGCTGCCTAGCCCGCACGTAAACACGACAAGCCGTTGAGGCCGAGCCTTAGCTTGCGGCGTCTTGAACGGCTTGGCCGCCTTCTTCCACGTCTTGTCCTGCTCCTGCAATGGTGTTGCAGCCCGCGAGTGCGCCTGCCGTCATGAGCAGAATAAAGCTAGTCGCCAGTAATTTTTTCATGGTGTTCTCCTTAACAGGTCATTCGACATCGGGAAGCTCCGGCGGCAGCCTTACCGCCTAGGAGTGTTTTCAGCGTAACAGATTTTAATCATTTCGCCTGTTTTCCCTGACATAATCACTGCCTGCTATGATGCTAGTCCAACCGTTTGGCTTAGGAGCACTCCGCTTGGCAACCTTCGAACTCGATTCACGCTTAGAGGCCGATACCTTTCCCCTCGCTGACCTACCGCTTTGCCGCGCTCTGCTGATGAACGATGCTCGCTACCCTTGGGTGGTGCTCGTGCCCCGCGTGGCCTCGATCAGTGAGGTATTCGAGCTGAGCCAGGCCGAGCAGGCCCAACTTTGGCAGGAGGCGACGCAGCTGGGCGCCGCCATGAAAGAGGGCTTTCAAGGCGACAAGCTCAATATTGCCACGCTAGGCAACGTGGTTAGCCAGCTACATATCCATCTGGTGGTGCGCTATACCGATGACGCCAGCTGGCCCGCGCCCGTGTGGGGCAACGGCACCGCCACGCCTTACGAGCTCGACCAGCAGGGTGAGCGCCGTGAACAGCTTCTGGCGCACATCGAGAGCCTGACGCTTTAAGCTTAGCCCCCCAGCAGAGAGCTGCGCGCGGGTGGCTCGTTGAGTAATGTGCCGCTGGCGGGCTGCGCCGCACCTGCCAGCGCCAAGGAAACACCCAAGGCAATGATCACGACCCCACCAGTGAGCGCCGCCCAGCCCGCCGCTTTCTCGACCCGCTGCTGGCTCTGCTTGTGTAGCCGCTTGGTCGCCCACCCTCTAGCCACGATGCTGGCCAGGGCCAATATCGACACGGTGATACCCGTGCCCAGCGACATTGCCACCACCGATGCAACCCCCACATAAAATTGCCCCAAGAGACTTGCGGCCCCCAGCATCAGAATGGCGCCACTGCAGGGGCGCATACCGATCGCCCCAACGGTCATCAACGCCGTATGCCAATCCAGTGCCTGCGCGGGTTCGACGTGATGAGCCCCGCCACAGCAGTGGGTATGATCGTGGCTGTGGCTGTGATCGTGGCTGTGGTCATGAGAATGCGTATGTTCTATCACGGGCTCATGGCGAGCCGCATAGGCGTGGCGCAGCTGCTGCACCGCCCGCCAACAGAGCCAAGCACCCAATAGCGCTACCAGAAGAAAGCTGGCCTGTTCCACCCAAGCCACACTGCCCATGGCTTGTCGCGTCACCCAGCCTAGCCCGTGTACCAACACCGCCACCATCGCGATAGCCGTGAGGCCCTGCAGTAACGAGGCAGCAAACGAGAGCCCCAGCGCCCGGCGAGTCGCACCGCCATGGGACGCCAAATAGGTCGCCAATACCGCTTTACCATGCCCCGGCCCGGCCGCATGAAAGACGCCGTACGCAAAGCTCACGCCGAGCAGCGTGACCCACGTGGCGGTGGTGGGCGTCCGCGACAGCTCGGTAATCGCCAGGGTCAGGCTACGGTGTAGCTCCCGCTGCCACGCCAACAGCTGAAGGCTAACGCTCTGTAAATTCACCTGTATGGCCCATACCAGCAGCGCCACGCCCACTATCGCCACAGCGCCGATAGTAAGTTGTCGTCGGCTTAACGGCATGCCCCCTCCGCATAAAAGATATAAAGTAACACTTTATACACGACTCGCCCGTTGGGCGGCTAGCGACAATCCACGCGGCCCGTTTCCGCAAAGTGGCGGCCTAACCCTGGCTCGCCCTCTTCGTCTACATCCAACAGCGCCGCCTGCATGACCCGCTCAGGGTCGGGATCGGCAGGCAAAACGCTGAGCGCGCAGTCAGGGTCGCCGTTGAGAATCAGCGCCCGAGGAGAGGGCTCGTTGTCCTCTTCCTCATGTACCATCTCGATGTAGTACGTGGGGTCGAAGACTTGGTACTCCAGCACCTGCCCGCTGAGCGCTTGGGGAGTCGCCAGCGGCAGGATGAACATAAACGTCAAACGCCCGTCTCGCGCCAGCGCGGTGTACTCGGTGACCTCGCCAAACGTCTGTGGCTCTTCGCCGATCCGCACCTCGGTAAAGTAGTGCTGAGGAGTCAAGTTATCGCGAATCTCACTGCCCAACTGATCCAGCCCTTGCTCCAGGCTCGTGCCTGGTACCTGCTGCAACTCCTCCATGACGACCAAGCTATAAAAGGGGTCCATTCGCCACGTTTGATGAAGCCCGGTGACTGCACCGACGTCGTTGGTAATGACACGCACGCTCATGTCGATCCAGCCGTGAGGGTGGGCCTGTGCCATCGAACTGACCAACAGGCTGCCCACCAGCAGCGCTTGGCCAGTACGACGCAGCGTGGCAGGTGACCATGCATTCATCACGGCAATTCTCCTAAATTGCGCTGTAACGCCACGAGCCAGGGGTCTAGCACATAAGGCGGTATCGGCTGGCTACCGCGCAGTGCTGACACGCTGACCAGACTCCCCCCTTGAGCTTCGCTTACTTGAAGCTGAACCCGATATCCGGGCCAGCGTGCCAGGCTTGCCTCGGCGCGCCCTAAGGTCAAATCGGCGTGGCGTATCACATAGCCCTGCTCCATCATCAGTGCCACCGCCTCGCGGAAGGCTTGCTCCATTGGGGCATTGTAGCGCAGCTCTCTGGGTTCTAACGGCTGCGTCGTGGCGCAGCCTGCCAGCCACAACATGGTGCATAGCGTGAGGGCTGCCAATACGGTGGGACGGGACGGTGTCATGATGCCCCCTGAGGCGTGGCGGACGAATAAAAGGCTTCCTGGAAACGGCCACAAAAATCATCGTTACTGGCGCTGTAAGACTCGCGCAGCTCGCCCAGATGGTCGAAACGACGAATGTCACGAGAGATGCGCAGATGGCCATCGCGGGCAAGCAGCGATACCCGCTCTACTTCAACCGGCTGCTGGCCAAAACCTGGGCCGAAGGAGCCTCCCACGCCAATCCCTACACCGCGACCAATACCAAATCCGCCAAACAGGCGGAAGCCGCTGCCGTAGCCATAGTCGTAGTCATAGCGGTCGTAGTAGCCGATCAGCTCGCGCTCCCGGGAGGCACTCACTAGCCCAAGTTCAGTATCAGTGGTTTCCAACGAAAATCCCCAGGCTTCCAGGACGTCGATGCTTTTCGTCAAAACGTGCAGCGTTTCATCAGACGCAGGCTGGTCGGTGGGAAAGAAGCACGCCGCCGCTGGCGCAGGCTCTGCTTGGGGCAGACGGTCGGGAACCGTTTGGCAACCTGCCAGTGCCAATAGGCAGGTGATGCTAAGGGGTATGGCCTTCATGAAAAATCCTCTCGCTACCGTCATGGCTGGTGTGTCGCCAAGCAGCGCGCTAAGCTCGCCAACAGACATTAAAAGAACGACAACACGCTGAGACAACGTTTTAAGGAGGTCGTGCGATGAATGTACTGCTTTGCCCTGACAGTTTTAAGGACGCCCTAAGTGCCGACGAGGCCGCCAAGGCCATGGCCAAGGGCATCAAACGGGCAGCTCCCAGTGCCATCACACAGCTTTGCCCCCTGGCCGATGGCGGCGAAGGCAGCCTGGACGCATTGATTGCCACCACGCGCGCCGAACGCCGCACCCTTACCGTCAAGGACGCCCTGGGACGGCCCCGACAAGCCGCCTGGGGCTGGCTCGACGAGCAGCGTACCGCGTTTATCGAGCTGGCAGAAGCCAGCGGCTTACAGCACCTGACCCGCGAAGAGCGCAACGCACTGCACACCACCACCTACGGCGTAGGTGAACTGTTTCGCGCTGCCTTGGAGGCAGGCGCCACGCATGCCCTGTTGCTGCTCGGCGGAAGTGCTACCAACGATGCTGGCGCGGGCATGCTCCAGGCCCTGGGCGCCACGCTGTTGGATGCCCAAGGCCAGCCGTTGCCCCGCGGCGGCGCGGCGCTCCAGCAGCTGGCCACCTTGGATCTGTCGACGCTGGATCCACGCCTCGCCGACTTGCACGTTGAAGCCGCCGTGGATGTGGATAATCCGCTGCTGGGCGAACACGGTGCCAGCGCCGTCTTCGGCCCACAAAAAGGCGCGACGGAAGGCGATGTCGCCATACTCGACCGCGCGCTTGGCCACTTTGCCGACCTGACGGCCAAAGCGCTGGGCCGCGATGAACGAGAGCTCCCAGGGGCGGGGGCGGCAGGCGGCATGGGCTTTGCAGCCCGCTGTTTTCTGAACGCCACGCTGACACCGGGCATCGAGATGATCATGCAACAGGCGAACGTTGCCCGGTTGATGAATGAGGCCGACGTGGTCATTACCGGTGAAGGCCGCTTGGATGGTCAGAGCCTAGCGGGCAAAACGCCGATTGGCGTCGCCCGCGTCGCTAAACGCCTGGGTAAACCGGTGGTCGTGCTCGCGGGTAGCCTGGGCGATGGCTGGCAGGCGTGTACCGACGAGGGGGTAACCGCCGCCTTTGCCCTCGCCGATGGATTGATGACGTTAGAGCAGGCGCTGCCACGCACTGCGGAGCTGCTGGCAGACCGCTGCGAAAGCATTGCGCGGCTTTGGCTCGCCTGCCGCTAAGCGCCCCTTGAAATCCTGTGATGGTGCCTGCACGTATACCTTATCCGCTATGACGGCGATGCAAAAAATCTGTTTCACCTCGCCGTTGCAGCACTCTAAGCTGAACTCGGCACGAAACAGACACACGTTGAAATGCAGCGCCCACCAAGGAGGAGCAGACAATGGACGATACCAATAGCATTGGTTTACACGAAGGCAGCGCCAGCCAGCTCGCCGAGAAACTCAACCACCTGTTGGCCAATTATCAGATTTTTTACATGAACGTTCGTGGCTATCACTGGAACGTGAAAGGCAACGACTTCTTCGAATTGCACGCCAAATTCGAAGAGTTCTACACCGACCTGCTGACCAAGGTCGACGAGGTCGCTGAGCGTATTTTGACCTTGGGCCACAAACCGGTTCACGCGTACAGCGATTACACCAAGCTGTCGCGCATCCAAGAAGACAAAGACGTCCACGATGGCAAGACCTGCGTGCAAGGCGTTCTGGCAGGCTATCAAACGCTGATCGAACTGCAGCGCGAACTGTTGGCGCTAGCGTCCGACGCCGATGACGAGGGCACCGCCGCCCAAGCGGGCGACTACATCCGCGAGCAGGAAAAAACCGTGTGGATGCTCAACGCCTATCTAGGCAAATAAGCGAGGCGATTGGCCGCCATCGATATCGCAGGCGGTCATCACGCTTCATCAAAAACGGCACCTCTAGGGTGCCGTTTTTGATGGTGTTGGGCATGGCGAGAGGACGTTACTTCGCCAGCGCCGCCACCAGATCGCGCAGCATGGCCCAGAACTCCGCCACGGACTCGATCTCCACCCGCTCATCCGGCGAGTGCGCGCCGCGAATCAGCGGGCCGAAGGAAATCATGTCCAAGTGCGGGTATTTGCTGCCCAAAATACCGCACTCTAGCCCCGCATGGATCACTTTCACCTCGGGCTCGTGGCCCATCAGCGCCGCGTGGCGCGCCTTGAAGGTGGCCAGTAGCGGGCTATCCGGGTTGGGTGCCCAGCCGGGGTAGCCGTTTTCGACTTTCACCCGTGCGCCCATGAGCCCAAACAGCGCCTGAAAGCGCTCGGCCATCGCTTGGGCAGCGCTATCGTGCAACGAACGCACCAGGGCACAGAGATGAAAGCGACCGGCTTCGACGCTTAACACGCCCAGGTTGTTGGAGGTTTCGACTACGCCTGGCACGTCGGCGCTCATGCGCTCGACGCCGCACGGGGCGGCATGCAGCGCCGCCAGCAGCATCGCGCTGGCATCGAGCGTCAGCGGCTCGGCGTCGGCCTGCTCGGCGCGCTCGGCGGTCAATACCAGGCCGCTATCGCCACTGCCCAGCTCGGCCTTGAGGGTGGCGGCCAGCCTCTCGACGGTGGCCAGGGCGGCCTCCATATCGTCGGCGGGCAGCGCCACCTGCGCAAAGGCTTCACGGGGAATGGCGTTGCGCAGCGTGCCGCCCTGATAGCTCACTAGACGAGCATCGTACTCTTCTAGCGCCCAAAGAACGCGCACCAACAGGCGATTGGCGTTGCCCAGAGGCTGGTGAATGTCCATGCCCGAGTGGCCGCCTTTAAGGCCCGTCAGCGAGAGGGAAAGCAGTCGCTCATCGGCTTGCAGGGCGGTGCAAGGCAGCTGCGCATCGACCACCACATCGGCGCCGCCAGCACAGCCGATATACACCTCGCCACGGTCTTCACTGTCCAAATTGAGCAGCAGCGAGCCTTCCAACCAGTTCTCGGCAAGATTCAGCGCACCGCCCATGGAGGTCTCTTCTTCTAGGGTGAACAGGGCTTCGAGTGGGCCGTGGGTCAGGTCGGGGTCTTCCAGCACGGCCAATATCGCGGCCACGCCCATTCCGTTGTCCGCTCCTAGCGTCGTGCCTTCGGCGTGCAGCCAGCCCTCTTTAACCACGGTGCGAATGGGGTCGCGGGTAAAGTCATGCGCATGCCCCGCATTGGCCTGGGCCACCATATCCAGATGGCCCTGCAGTACGATTCCCGGCGCGCCTTCACAGCCAGGGGTGGCAGGCTTGCGGATACGCAGGTTGCCGAAGGCATCCTGGTCGTGGGCAAGCCCTTGCGCATCCGCCCAGGCTTCCAAGGTAGCGACCAACGCGGCCTCATGACCGGAGGGGCGCGGCGTGTTACACAGAGTACGAAAGTGCTGCCATACAAGGCGTGGCTCGAGCGCTGCTAGATGTGCGTTCATGGAAACTCTTCATTATCGATAACCGACTTACTTTACCGCTCTGGCTCACTGGGGAAAAGCTCGCACGCGGTGATCACCTGTTGCGCCGACTCGCGCAAGCGCTGCACGGCGAGGTTCTGGGTCTTGTCCAGCGGCTGGTTTTGGTAGGCCCAGGCGGCGAGCTGCTGGTGCGCCTGCTGAGCCTCGCCCAGCGGCTGTCGACTGGCTTCCCGCGCTAGCGCCTGGAGCGCGGGTCGGGCCAGCGCAGGGTCGCGACGGGCATAAGCCACGTCATGAATGGCTTGGCGCTCGGCCGTGCCGAGCGGCTGAGCGGGCAGTGCAGCGAGCAGCAGCGCCACGACCGACGCAGGCAATGCGGCCAGCTCGAAGGCCAGCAGGCTAGGCAGCGAAGCGGCAAAGCCGCTCCTCAAGGTGTCCAGCACCGCGTGCCCCTCGGGGTTGAGCGCCCTGGCGACCATCACAGCATACTCGCCGGTGGCGGCTTCGCGGGTCATGCCCAAACGGACAGGTACGAACCCTAGCGCCAGCCAAAAGCGCAGTAGCGACGCTTCCGCCCCGAAGGTGGCGCCATACAGGGACAGCCCTTGCTGGGTGGCGCTATCGATATCCTCTTCCAGGAGCTGTCGCCCCAGCCCTTCTCGGCGGCGCTGGGGATGCGTGGCAATACGCGCCACCCGCCGCCAGCGGGCGATGAGGGCCGCTCGACTGCCACCATGGGCTGCGAGCGACTGCGCCAGCAAATGCCCCTGGGGCCTGCGTTCGCCCCTGGCCACCTGGTCGGCCAGCTCGGCCGCGAAGCCGCCCTCCTCGCGGGTGACCAGAACGGCTTGCGGGTCGTCCCCGTCGCGGCTGGGTATCATGCGTAGTCCCGTGCCGGGGCCATCCAGCAGTTGGCGTAAATCGCTCGGCGTGGTGCGGTAGTGGGACTGCACCAGCAGACCAAACAGCGTTTCTAATCGTGCATCCTGACTCGCGAGCTGCGCTTGGCTGAGCACGACGCTCGCTGGCAACTCGTCTTGTGAAGGAGTTGCGTTAGGTAGCGGCGCATCCAATAAGAGCAAGCGCTGGATGAGCGCCTCCAGCGGGTCTCCGGTCGACCAGCGTATCGGCGTTTGCAGCGTTAGCTCGCGCCAGTGGGGTGCTTGGCGGTCCAGCACATCGCGAAAACGCAGCGCAAAACCGCGCCCAGAACCTTCGTAGCCATGCACCGTGGTGGCGAAGGCAATGCGCGGAAACGCCGACAGCCAGCGCCCCAACAGCGAGGCGGGAATGGCAGCGGCCTCATCGACCAGCAGCGTACTGCCACTGCCCCCCAACGTACCCTGTTCGACGAGCTCCGTTAGGACATCCGGTGGCAAAAAGCGCAACCGACTGCCGTTGGCCAGCGACACCTCGGCGGGGCCGTGGCGCTGCAGCGCCGGGCACAGCGCCGCCACACGGTTGAAGACGCTTTCCACGGCGCTTAGCCGAGGCGCGGTGAGCAGCCACTCGCCACCGTCGCTTTGCTGCAGTAGCCGTGCGCAGGCGATGCCCAGTGCGGCGCTCTTGCCCCGACCTCGGTCGGCAGTCACGACCAGCGGCCGACGCCGCTTGAGCTTGACCAGCGCGCTCACCGCCAAGGCTTGGTCCGCGGAAAGACAGTCAGCGTCTTCACTGGGCTCAGGGGCGCTTGGCCGTTTGCCCAGGATCGGCAACCGCAGTGCCCCTCCCACAGGCCAGCGCACCACCTGATTCGACGCCCTCAGCAAGCGCGCCAAACGCGCCAAATAGTGGGCACTAAAGTGCTCCCAAGGCCAGGGGTAATCGGCAAAGCGAGCGTAGTTGGGATCGGGATGGCTACCCCAAGCCGAGGGCGTCATCAGCACCAGAAGACCGCCCGCACTCACCGTCCCCGCCAGCGCGCCCAGCGCATCGGGATCCAGCCCTTCGTGGCCACTGGCATCGAGAATCACGAGCTGGTGCTCGGCCCCCAGCCGGGTACGCGCTTTACGGCTAGATAAACTGGCTGAGACAGGGGCCTGTTGGGCATCGCCTACCCACAGTGGCGTCTGCCAGTCGGCGGCCTGCCACAGCGCCAACGCTTGCTGACGGGCCTGCTCCGGCACACCGCTTAACCACACCAGTCCGCGCCAGCCCCGCTGCTTTAAACGGCGGGCATGGCAGATGAGCGTGGCGGCGTCTCTGTCGATGCGTTCGCGGGATAAGGTGGGCTCGGCGTGGCGTGACCCGCTCATAGCGGCTCCTTAGGCAAGAATTCTCTTACAACTTTGGTTGAACAAACCCGGGCTTTTCAACGTTTTCTCACCCCTCAAGACGGGGTAAAGATCGTAGAAGTACCTTTTAAAGCAATGTTTTAACGGCTTTTTCCACATTATCTCTGCGATGGCTGTCGCGTTAACTTCCTTGATTTACTGATATTGCGCTGCAGCGGGTGGAGTGTGCTAGCTTAGCGATGCAGCGCAGCGTTGTTTTACTTTACGTAAACGTCAGCATGCTGCTGTACTTTCCTGCTTTCAGGTCTCCAACACTAATAACGCTAACCGCCAAAGTACCAGGAAACATACAATGAAAAAGACCACAAAATTCGCACTCACCAGCCTTGCCGCTGGCGTCGCCTTCGTCGCCCTCACGTCTACCGCTCAAGCGCAGGAGCAGTGGACCATGACCACCACGTGGCCGGAGAACCTCGACCTGATCAAGATCGATCAGCACTGGGCCGAGCTGGTCAACCAACTGGCGGGCGATGAAGTCCAAATCAATTTCCGCGCAGGCGGCACCTTGATGCCGGGCACCGAGGTATTCGATGCGACCGAAACCGGTGCGATTCAAGCCGCAGGCGACTGGCCCGGCTACTGGGCGGGTCTGAACCCGGCGTTCTCGCCGCTGGCCACCACCACCAGTTTGTTCAACGGTGTCGATTATCTGAACTGGATCCAACAGTGGGGCGGCTTCGAGCTCTACCAAGAGATCTACGGCCAGTACAACATGGTGTACCTGCCCTACGGCATCACCAACAACGAATCGGGTTTCATGGGCCGCACGCCCATCGAGAGCATCGCCGACCTAGAAGGCAAGCGCCTGCGTCTCTCTGGCCGTGACCAGGGCCGCGTACTCGAAGAGCTGGGCGGTTCCCAAGTCACGCTGGCCGGTGGTGAAGTATACCAAGCCATCGAGCGTGGGGTGATCGACGCAGGTGAGTTTTCCACCCCTGGCGTTGACTTCAATGCAGGCTTTGCCGAAGTCGCCGACTACTGGGCGACCCCCGGCTGGCACCAGTCAGCGAGCGTGTTCGGCGTCATGATCAATAAAGACGCGTGGGATGCCCTCTCCGAAGAGACCCAGGCCAAACTGCGTATTGCCGCCGAAGCCACCATGGCGTGGTCACTCTCCTGGTCCGAGCGCGAGTCCACCGAAGCGACTCAGAAGTTCATCGACGCGGGCGTGACCATCAACCAGTTCTCGGAAGAGGATCTGGCGCGCATCCAGGAGATCACCAACGAGGTCATCGTACGCGGCGCCTGTGAGAATCCAGACCATGCCAAGGTCTACCACTCCATGATCACCTACCTGCAAG includes:
- a CDS encoding I78 family peptidase inhibitor — translated: MTPGSTGMMIAKGHMKRLSSALAVLLLAGCSSAPSETAAPTPPTVDQTAPARPTCDASAVQYAIGAPFDEANVETLEAQSGANQVRVLRPGSAATMDYRDDRLNIHLESNDMIEALRCG
- a CDS encoding entericidin A/B family lipoprotein, which produces MKKLLATSFILLMTAGALAGCNTIAGAGQDVEEGGQAVQDAAS
- a CDS encoding HIT domain-containing protein, with protein sequence MATFELDSRLEADTFPLADLPLCRALLMNDARYPWVVLVPRVASISEVFELSQAEQAQLWQEATQLGAAMKEGFQGDKLNIATLGNVVSQLHIHLVVRYTDDASWPAPVWGNGTATPYELDQQGERREQLLAHIESLTL
- a CDS encoding nickel/cobalt transporter produces the protein MPLSRRQLTIGAVAIVGVALLVWAIQVNLQSVSLQLLAWQRELHRSLTLAITELSRTPTTATWVTLLGVSFAYGVFHAAGPGHGKAVLATYLASHGGATRRALGLSFAASLLQGLTAIAMVAVLVHGLGWVTRQAMGSVAWVEQASFLLVALLGAWLCWRAVQQLRHAYAARHEPVIEHTHSHDHSHDHSHSHDHTHCCGGAHHVEPAQALDWHTALMTVGAIGMRPCSGAILMLGAASLLGQFYVGVASVVAMSLGTGITVSILALASIVARGWATKRLHKQSQQRVEKAAGWAALTGGVVIIALGVSLALAGAAQPASGTLLNEPPARSSLLGG
- a CDS encoding DUF1007 family protein codes for the protein MNAWSPATLRRTGQALLVGSLLVSSMAQAHPHGWIDMSVRVITNDVGAVTGLHQTWRMDPFYSLVVMEELQQVPGTSLEQGLDQLGSEIRDNLTPQHYFTEVRIGEEPQTFGEVTEYTALARDGRLTFMFILPLATPQALSGQVLEYQVFDPTYYIEMVHEEEDNEPSPRALILNGDPDCALSVLPADPDPERVMQAALLDVDEEGEPGLGRHFAETGRVDCR
- a CDS encoding glycerate kinase, giving the protein MNVLLCPDSFKDALSADEAAKAMAKGIKRAAPSAITQLCPLADGGEGSLDALIATTRAERRTLTVKDALGRPRQAAWGWLDEQRTAFIELAEASGLQHLTREERNALHTTTYGVGELFRAALEAGATHALLLLGGSATNDAGAGMLQALGATLLDAQGQPLPRGGAALQQLATLDLSTLDPRLADLHVEAAVDVDNPLLGEHGASAVFGPQKGATEGDVAILDRALGHFADLTAKALGRDERELPGAGAAGGMGFAARCFLNATLTPGIEMIMQQANVARLMNEADVVITGEGRLDGQSLAGKTPIGVARVAKRLGKPVVVLAGSLGDGWQACTDEGVTAAFALADGLMTLEQALPRTAELLADRCESIARLWLACR
- a CDS encoding Dps family protein; amino-acid sequence: MDDTNSIGLHEGSASQLAEKLNHLLANYQIFYMNVRGYHWNVKGNDFFELHAKFEEFYTDLLTKVDEVAERILTLGHKPVHAYSDYTKLSRIQEDKDVHDGKTCVQGVLAGYQTLIELQRELLALASDADDEGTAAQAGDYIREQEKTVWMLNAYLGK
- a CDS encoding aminoacyl-histidine dipeptidase; this encodes MNAHLAALEPRLVWQHFRTLCNTPRPSGHEAALVATLEAWADAQGLAHDQDAFGNLRIRKPATPGCEGAPGIVLQGHLDMVAQANAGHAHDFTRDPIRTVVKEGWLHAEGTTLGADNGMGVAAILAVLEDPDLTHGPLEALFTLEEETSMGGALNLAENWLEGSLLLNLDSEDRGEVYIGCAGGADVVVDAQLPCTALQADERLLSLSLTGLKGGHSGMDIHQPLGNANRLLVRVLWALEEYDARLVSYQGGTLRNAIPREAFAQVALPADDMEAALATVERLAATLKAELGSGDSGLVLTAERAEQADAEPLTLDASAMLLAALHAAPCGVERMSADVPGVVETSNNLGVLSVEAGRFHLCALVRSLHDSAAQAMAERFQALFGLMGARVKVENGYPGWAPNPDSPLLATFKARHAALMGHEPEVKVIHAGLECGILGSKYPHLDMISFGPLIRGAHSPDERVEIESVAEFWAMLRDLVAALAK
- a CDS encoding tRNA(Met) cytidine acetyltransferase TmcA is translated as MSGSRHAEPTLSRERIDRDAATLICHARRLKQRGWRGLVWLSGVPEQARQQALALWQAADWQTPLWVGDAQQAPVSASLSSRKARTRLGAEHQLVILDASGHEGLDPDALGALAGTVSAGGLLVLMTPSAWGSHPDPNYARFADYPWPWEHFSAHYLARLARLLRASNQVVRWPVGGALRLPILGKRPSAPEPSEDADCLSADQALAVSALVKLKRRRPLVVTADRGRGKSAALGIACARLLQQSDGGEWLLTAPRLSAVESVFNRVAALCPALQRHGPAEVSLANGSRLRFLPPDVLTELVEQGTLGGSGSTLLVDEAAAIPASLLGRWLSAFPRIAFATTVHGYEGSGRGFALRFRDVLDRQAPHWRELTLQTPIRWSTGDPLEALIQRLLLLDAPLPNATPSQDELPASVVLSQAQLASQDARLETLFGLLVQSHYRTTPSDLRQLLDGPGTGLRMIPSRDGDDPQAVLVTREEGGFAAELADQVARGERRPQGHLLAQSLAAHGGSRAALIARWRRVARIATHPQRRREGLGRQLLEEDIDSATQQGLSLYGATFGAEASLLRFWLALGFVPVRLGMTREAATGEYAVMVARALNPEGHAVLDTLRSGFAASLPSLLAFELAALPASVVALLLAALPAQPLGTAERQAIHDVAYARRDPALARPALQALAREASRQPLGEAQQAHQQLAAWAYQNQPLDKTQNLAVQRLRESAQQVITACELFPSEPER
- the dctP gene encoding TRAP transporter substrate-binding protein DctP is translated as MKKTTKFALTSLAAGVAFVALTSTAQAQEQWTMTTTWPENLDLIKIDQHWAELVNQLAGDEVQINFRAGGTLMPGTEVFDATETGAIQAAGDWPGYWAGLNPAFSPLATTTSLFNGVDYLNWIQQWGGFELYQEIYGQYNMVYLPYGITNNESGFMGRTPIESIADLEGKRLRLSGRDQGRVLEELGGSQVTLAGGEVYQAIERGVIDAGEFSTPGVDFNAGFAEVADYWATPGWHQSASVFGVMINKDAWDALSEETQAKLRIAAEATMAWSLSWSERESTEATQKFIDAGVTINQFSEEDLARIQEITNEVIVRGACENPDHAKVYHSMITYLQEYAAWRDVTAPFNMSRTMDNLPSLEEIEACL